The Porphyrobacter sp. LM 6 sequence GGCGCGGCGGTTTGGCGTCACCTCGGAAGTCGAAACCTATCCCTCGATGGTGCTGGGTTCGTCCGAAGTGCGGGTGATCGAGATGACGCAGGCCTTTGCTGCGATCGCTGCCAAGGGCACGGCCATCGAGCCTTACGGGATCACCAAGGTGACCGGTGCCAGCGGCGAGGTGCTGTATCGCCACGCCAGCCGGCGCAATGCTGCGCTGGTGCCGGATTATGTCGTTGCCGGGGCGACCGACCTGCTCCAGGCCGCGGTGCAGACCGGTACGGGCCGTGCGGCGCAGATCGGCCGTCCGGTGGCAGGCAAGACCGGCACCACCTCGTCGAACAAGGATGGCTGGTTCATCGGCTTCTCGTCCGGGGTCACTACGGGGGTGTGGATGGGCCGCGACGATGCCAAGCCGGTGCCGGGCCTTCAGGGCGGCCGCGCGCCGGCGCAGGCCTTTGCCGCCTTCATGCGCTATGCGGTCAAGGATCGTCCGGTCGAGGAATTCGACGTGACGCTGGAACTGCCCGAGTGGCAGCTGGAACCCGACGAGGAGGCGATGTTCGGCGATCCGGAAGATTATTACTACATCGACGAGCAGGGCAATCTGGTCGAGCCGGACCGCCGCGATCCCTCGCAGAGCCCGTTCGGGGTCGAGGGCGAGGGCGCGCCTCCTGCTGCCAGCGAGGATTTCCTCGAAGAGGCGACCGGCGGGGAAATCCCGCGTGCGCCGCCGCGCCGCCCGCCGTCACAGCCGGCAATGAAACCGCCCGAATACTGATACAAAAAGGGCGCCGGGATGTTCTCCCGGCGCCCTTTCCTTTTCGGGCTGGCTTAGCGCAGACGCACCGGGACGAAGGCCGGCGGCTGAGTGCGGCGCTGGATCCGCAGCAGGATCGCCTCGCGCTTTTCGGTCGTGGCGGCGTTGACCTGCGCCAGCAGCGCCTCGACGGTGGCGACGGGCTGGTAATTGGCCGACAGCACGATATCCCCACGGCGCAGACCCTTGCGGGCCGCATCCGAATTGGGATCGACGGCAGCGATCACCACGCCCTTGGTTTCCGGATCAACGCCGAGCGAACGGGCGATCTGCGCGCTCATCGGCATGACCTGCAGACCGAGCTTCTGTTCGATCGTCACGTCCGAGGTGCCGGGCGCCATCGGCTCCTCGGCATCGGGATCGAAGGTCTGGGCCTGCTGTTGCAGCTCCGCCTCGGTCGGGCGCTTGCCGAGCGTGACATTGACCGCGAGACGCTTGCCGTCACGCAGCAGTTCGACCGGCACCAGAGCGCCGGGTTCGAGATTCGCAACGAGGAACGAGACCGTCTGCTCGGCGCTGACGTCCTTGCCATTGACCTTGGTGACGATATCGCCGGGCTTGAGGCCTGCGCGCTGTGCCGGGCTGTCATCCTGCACGGTCTGCACCAGCTCGCCGCGGCGCTTGGGAAGGCCGAGCGATGCGGCGAAGTCTTCGTCGATCGGCTGGAGGCCGACGCCGAGGTAACCGCGCTCGATCTCGCGGCCGGCCTTGAGCTGTTCGACGATCGGCGCAGCGATCTCGGCGGGGATCGCAAAGCCGATCCCGACACTGCCGCCCGAAGGCGAGAAGATCGCGTTGTTGATGCCGATCACATTGCCGCGCATGTCGAACAGCGGGCCGCCCGAATTGCCGCGGTTGATGCTCGCGTCGGTCTGGAGATAGCGATCATAGGCACCGCCCTGGCCGGTGTTGCGATAGACCGCCGAGATGATCCCGCTTGTCACCGTGCCGCCCAGACCGAAGGGATTGCCGATCGCGACCACCCAGTCGCCCACACGCGCCGCGCTCGAATCGCCGAAGCGGACGAAGGGGAAGGTGCGGTTGGCGCGGATCTTGAGCACCGCGAGGTCCGAGGCCGCATCAGCGCCGACAAGATCGGCTTCGTATTCGGTGCCATCGGGCAAGGTGATCGTGATCGCTTCCAGCTTCGCGCGGCTGTCTGGCGGATTGATCACGTGATTGTTGGTCACCACGTAACCATCGGACGAAATGATGAAGCCCGAACCCAGCGACTGCGCCTCGCGCGTCTGCGGCTGTCCGCCGCCGTTCTGGCCGCCCTGACGGCGGTTGAACAGTTCGGCAAAGGGCGTGCCGGCAAAGGGATTGTTGGCGACTTCTACCCGCTGGCGCGTGGCGATGTTGACCACGGCGGGCTGGAGCTGTTCGGTCAGGTCGGCGAAGCTCGCCGGGGCGCCCGCGACGGGCACCACCCGGTCCATGACCGCACCATCGTTCTGCGCGACCTGCGCGCCCAGAGGCGATCCGGTGATCAGCGAGATGGCAGCGCCGCCCACCAGCAGCGCGCTCGACAGTCCATACACGTAGCGCACGTTGTTCACGTCCTCTTGGTCCTTATCTTTCCCGGGAACGTCCGCGGCCACCGCGCCGTTCCTCAAACCGTTGACGGGGCATCAGCCGGGTGGCTGATTTCAACGCCCCAAATGCGCTGTCCGGGCCTGAACGGCGATTGAACGCCGCCCTTCCTTCGCCGGACGTAATCGGCTGCTGGTCGAACTGATCAGCGCTCTCCGCGGAACTGGCGGAAGTATTCGCTGTCGTCCGACAAGACCATCGTGCTGTCGCCCTGCCCTGCAAGGAAGGTCTGACGATAGCTCTGCATGGCGCGATAGAAGTCGTAAAACTTGGGGTCTTTCCCATAAGCATCGGCGTAGATACGGGCGGCCTCGGCGCTGGCTTCGGCCTGGATGATCTGCGCGTCGCGTTGCCCAGCGGCGCGGATCGTGGCGGCTTCTTCCTCGCGGTCGGTTTCCATCCGGATGAAGGCGGCATCGAGGGGACGGCCTTCGGGAAGGTCGGCGGCCTTGATCCGCACGTCGAGCACCTGCGCCCCATAAGTGCGGGCCTGCTGGTCGAGCGAGCGGGTGATGTTGGTCATTGCCGTACCGCGTTCGGCATTGATCAGCGCGGTGAACGGACGACGGCCGAGCTCCTGCCGCAGCACCGAGGTGAGGATCGGCAGCAGCTGGGCTTCGAGCTGGCGTTCGCTGCCAGCCTTCTCCACCAGCTTGACCGGATCGATGATGCGGTAGCGGGCATAGGCATCAACCTGTAGCCGCTGCTGATCGTTCGAGAGCACCTGGGTGCGTTCCATGTCGAGATCGAGCACGCGGCGGTCAACCATCTGCACCTGCTCGACGAACGGGATGCGCCAGTTGAGCCCGGCACCGGTCTGGCCATAGGGCTCGTTGGGGCGGAACATGTTGAAGATGCGAACCGGCTGGCCGGTGCGGATCACCACCGCCTGATGCGTTTCGGGCACGATCACGATGCTCGAGATCAGCGCGATCACGATCACAGCTGCACCGATGAGCAGCGCGCGGGTGTTCTGAAGCAGTTCCTGCATGGTCTTATTGCCCCTGCTGCTGGACCGGTGGCTTGGCACCGCGCTTGAGTTCAGGCAGCGGCAGATAAGGCACCACCTTGCCGGATTCGACAATCGTCTTGTCGGTCTTCGACAGCACGGCCTCCATGGTTTCATAATAGAGGCGGCGGCGCGTCACTTCGGGGGCGAGCTTGTATTCTTCGTAGATGTCGTTGAACTCGCTGGCATCGCCCTGCGCGCGGGCGAGCAATTGCTGCGCCACCGCGCGGGCGCGGTTGATCGCCGCGTCGGCATCCTGCTGCGCGGAAGAAACGTCCTTGAAGGCTTCTTCAACCCGCGCGGGCGGATCGACCTTGTTGATTTCGATCCCCTGCACGCTGATGCCGGAACGATAGGCATCGAGCCGCGCCTGCATTGCGGCACGCACATCCTGTTCGATTTCAGCGCGACCAGCGCCGGTCAGCACGGTGTCGAGATCCTGTTTGGCGACCGAAGCGCGCATCGCCGCCTCGCCGATCTCGAGCAGCGCATTGCGCGGGTCGGACAGCTGGTACTTGTAGAGCGCGAGGTCGGAAATGTTCCAGCGGATCAGATAGGACAGATCGACCAGGTTCTGATCGCCAGTGAGGATCAGCTTTTCGGTGTTGGTGCCGGGCACCTCTTCCAGCCGCACCTTGGTCACGTTCTCCTTTTCCACTGTTTGCAGCGGCCAGGGAGCGGTGAAGTTGGTGCCGGAATCCAGCGAGTGCGAATATTTGCCGCCGAACCAGGTCACCACTGCCTGTTCGCCCGGCTGAATGAAGTGCAC is a genomic window containing:
- a CDS encoding Do family serine endopeptidase, yielding MNNVRYVYGLSSALLVGGAAISLITGSPLGAQVAQNDGAVMDRVVPVAGAPASFADLTEQLQPAVVNIATRQRVEVANNPFAGTPFAELFNRRQGGQNGGGQPQTREAQSLGSGFIISSDGYVVTNNHVINPPDSRAKLEAITITLPDGTEYEADLVGADAASDLAVLKIRANRTFPFVRFGDSSAARVGDWVVAIGNPFGLGGTVTSGIISAVYRNTGQGGAYDRYLQTDASINRGNSGGPLFDMRGNVIGINNAIFSPSGGSVGIGFAIPAEIAAPIVEQLKAGREIERGYLGVGLQPIDEDFAASLGLPKRRGELVQTVQDDSPAQRAGLKPGDIVTKVNGKDVSAEQTVSFLVANLEPGALVPVELLRDGKRLAVNVTLGKRPTEAELQQQAQTFDPDAEEPMAPGTSDVTIEQKLGLQVMPMSAQIARSLGVDPETKGVVIAAVDPNSDAARKGLRRGDIVLSANYQPVATVEALLAQVNAATTEKREAILLRIQRRTQPPAFVPVRLR
- the hflC gene encoding protease modulator HflC, encoding MQELLQNTRALLIGAAVIVIALISSIVIVPETHQAVVIRTGQPVRIFNMFRPNEPYGQTGAGLNWRIPFVEQVQMVDRRVLDLDMERTQVLSNDQQRLQVDAYARYRIIDPVKLVEKAGSERQLEAQLLPILTSVLRQELGRRPFTALINAERGTAMTNITRSLDQQARTYGAQVLDVRIKAADLPEGRPLDAAFIRMETDREEEAATIRAAGQRDAQIIQAEASAEAARIYADAYGKDPKFYDFYRAMQSYRQTFLAGQGDSTMVLSDDSEYFRQFRGER
- the hflK gene encoding protease modulator HflK translates to MAGKNNPWGGSGGGDEPGDGSAGGGNGPGADDGSDNGGSGGPRNPWLPGSGEPGKRRSAGIEDIFKSRGPEGPRRAGGGGSGGPTFRLPERPNGKSWLPVILGGVALIWVGATGVHFIQPGEQAVVTWFGGKYSHSLDSGTNFTAPWPLQTVEKENVTKVRLEEVPGTNTEKLILTGDQNLVDLSYLIRWNISDLALYKYQLSDPRNALLEIGEAAMRASVAKQDLDTVLTGAGRAEIEQDVRAAMQARLDAYRSGISVQGIEINKVDPPARVEEAFKDVSSAQQDADAAINRARAVAQQLLARAQGDASEFNDIYEEYKLAPEVTRRRLYYETMEAVLSKTDKTIVESGKVVPYLPLPELKRGAKPPVQQQGQ